The following are encoded together in the Cynocephalus volans isolate mCynVol1 chromosome 4, mCynVol1.pri, whole genome shotgun sequence genome:
- the ARF1 gene encoding ADP-ribosylation factor 1, giving the protein MGNIFANLFKGLFGKKEMRILMVGLDAAGKTTILYKLKLGEIVTTIPTIGFNVETVEYKNISFTVWDVGGQDKIRPLWRHYFQNTQGLIFVVDSNDRERVNEAREELMRMLAEDELRDAVLLVFANKQDLPNAMNAAEITDKLGLHSLRHRNWYIQATCATSGDGLYEGLDWLSNQLRNQK; this is encoded by the exons ATGGGGAATATCTTTGCGAACCTCTTCAAAGGCCTTTTCGGCAAAAAAGAAATGCGCATCCTCATGGTGGGTCTGGATGCTGCAGGGAAGACGACGATTCTGTACAAACTGAAGCTCGGTGAAATTGTGACTACCATTCCTACCATAG GTTTCAACGTGGAGACCGTAGAGTACAAGAACATCAGTTTCACTGTCTGGGATGTGGGCGGCCAGGACAAGATCCGGCCACTGTGGCGCCACTACTTCCAGAATACACAAG GTTTGATCTTCGTGGTGGACAGCAATGACCGGGAGCGTGTGAATGAGGCCCGCGAGGAGCTCATGAGGATGCTGGCCGAGGACGAGCTCCGGGACGCAGTGCTTCTTGTGTTTGCCAACAAGCAG GACCTTCCCAATGCCATGAACGCAGCCGAAATCACAGACAAGCTGGGGCTGCACTCTCTGCGCCACAGGAACTGGTACATTCAGGCCACCTGTGCCACCAGTGGGGACGGGCTCTATGAAGGACTGGACTGGCTGTCCAATCAGCTCCGGAACCAGAAGTGA